CCTACTGATCGAAGAGTGGATCAGCAATTCATgctgaaacagaattccttcaaccTATTCAGACTACTCAGACTGTTAGTCCGTCTACTCCTGTTCCAACTTCGACTCAGAATCCATAATCGATAACAACATCTTATATTTTGATCTCTTCTCCACTGGTACTTCTTTTGTTTAGATTTTCAATGTTAAGTTCCTTTTGTCTGTCACCTGATCCATATATTTTTGCCCTTTTCAGATTCGCTATATGCCTCTTCCTAGTGATGTTGAAACTTACCAAAAATCTGGTCCTACATATGGATCAGGGTCAACTGCTGAAACCATTATTGTTTCTGGATGTTCGACACAGAAATTTGTCAAACTGTCAACATAGAAATTTGTCAACGAAGACACTATTCTCATACTGTCGACACAGAAATCCATCAATCAACACATGGAGCCACCTTTTAATGTTCCTTCCCCAGAAGATGGAGATTTGAATTTCGATGACATCGAATTTGACTTGGAAAATATCATGTCTGAAGCTCGACAGGTTTATTCCTGTAATGGAACTATGGCATTGTCTTCTGGTCTAGAGTTGAGCATTGTTATCCTTCAAGCTGAGAAGTCGACTCAGGCAGTGTcgaccaaagaaaaagaagttatAGAAGAAGTTACTTCTGTTGTGCCCATGGGTCAAAATCCTCAAGTTATCGACAGAATCAACATTATTCTTGATTGCTTGAACCATTCCATTGAGGATATCAATGACAATATTGTCTTAAAAGCTTTACTTACTGATGCGCTTACTTTTTTCAATCAACGTATTTTCTCCGACCTGCATTCACTTGAGACTTTAGCTGACTGTGATACTCAGCTGAAAAAAGATGACACGGCTAAGTCTCAGGTCACTAGGGTTTTATCAGAGGGTCAGGTAAAGGAACGACAAATGGTGTCGAAGATTGCAGCCTTCGAGAGAGAATTGGCTTAtctaaaatcaagaaaaaaaaagtcgcATCCACCAATGTTGTTCTCTCTCTTCGACTGCAAAATATTGAAAAGGCTCATGCTTCCAAATTTTCAAGTCGAGGTAGTTTAGTCGAAGCAGTCACTCAAGCCACCAATGTCTAAGAAGCAGCGCAAGACTCCTCAGGCCTAGAAAAATATCAAGATGATCTGAAACTCATGTTTAGGAGCTTACTCTAACTCTCTTTTGCACTTATTTTGTTTAGTATTCTCGACTTactttgttttagtgacaatgGTATTTTTTGAGATACTTACCATTTACATGCATGGTTCAACTACTATTTGTATCTCTTATTGCATACGCATTGCTATCGAAAACATTTTCTATTTCAAAAGGTCCTTCCCATAAAGGAGACTATTTGCCTTTGACTTGCTCAGGCGAAAGTATCAATTTCAACACTAAGTCATCATTGCAAATATTTTTCCTTTCACATTTCGATTGTATGACTTATATATCATCTCTTTTTGCTTTATCATTCTGTCTAGTACCATGAGTTGAACTTGGTCTAACTCATCTAATTCATCAATCATACTCTACCAATATTGTTCGACTGGCAACTCATTCTATCTTGCCACCCTTTATGTTTTACAAATTAATTTCAAGTGGCAATACAACTTTATGACCATACACTAATTCATAAGGTGTCAATTTAGTTGATTCTCATAGAGAACACTTGTAAGCCCATAACACTTGACTTAGTGTAGTGTGCCAGTTTCGAGGCTGCCTCCCTATATGCTTCTTTAtgaaatttatcaaaatattattactgGCTTCGACTTGGCCATTAGCCTGTATGTGCATAGTAGCAAGTCGAATATTCTATTTTAATGTCTCATGACTTAGGAAACTCCTTTATATGTCGACCAGTAAACATGGTCCCTTGATCTGTAGTCAACGTTTGAGGAATACAAACCCCTTTATTTGTCAGATGAAGTCGATCCTAACATGGTTTGTTGAACCGCTTTAGATACTAGTTTATTAGTTTATAGGTCCAATTGGTTCGACCGTGCTTGAACCGAAAaaaccgttttataataaaataataaataaaatataaataaacacatgaaaatataattatagtctaatctaaactttaaaatatcattcaaattaaaagtactacATAAACTAGAATGTTATAAtctcattcaaatacaaattcaaaagtcaaaaaacaaaacaaccaatcaaacatAACATAGCAGCATCAAAATGATCCAAGTttgtcatcaatcatcaacCCTACCAAGTGGAATAAGGTTTTTTGTTGTATATCTTTCTTATTTTAGCTTAAGTATTTGATTAGGATTTACTGAAACATATATTTTCTAGGTCCTGTCATTCACCCAAAAGATGAAATTATACCCTTAAAATGTATCATCAACTCATCATCATGTTAGCAACCGTGGTTTCTAAAGAATGTACACCTGTGAATAACTAACAACCCATCTATAATAGAGCAGGATCATCATCACCGCCTTCTAAGATGTCCATGTTTAATCTTCATTTAcataattaaacaaatatttatacACCAAAAAATGTAATGAGAGAATCTTTCAAAGGTACCTCTCCTgcagttttttttttgaaactttCCCTTCTGAAGCTAGAGCTCGGTCAGCACATAAATGGGAATGAGCCACATTTCCAACATAAGTGAAATCATACATGTTATTGCCATCACTAATAATGAACTGTTcaagagagaattaaaattaaagaattaaaagaCTTTAAGAAATTTTCTGGTAATAAGTTACATGTGCATATTGCTCTGTCCAAATCCCCCTTTATTTTTGGAAGCACAAAGGTTTTCTTTATTTGCAACAAGCcaatttctttcaattcatgGATAATTTGAATCATCAAGCTATGTCCCACTCAAGATTAATTGTCCAGATTAATTAGCTACTGAAGGAGAGTACAAAAATTTATTAGGGCACTCACTACAAATGCAGTGCAAAGCATAGCCTTCAGCAGAAACTCACATTAAGAGTCAGGAAGTATGACTGAGTATGCCATAGCATCAGCTATAAGGCTCTACAAAGCAGTAAAGTCAAGCTAATTGCTAACTCTTCTCATTCTGCTCAGCCCAAAGGGGATAGAATATAAGAGCAGAGAACAGATCGAATAAACATTAAGCCTGCCTAAATCACGCAAAAACTACAAAAATGTATTCTATAGCCCATACTCAAATTGCTACATGAACACAAAGTACAATGATGATGCCAGAAACAAAGTTGCATACAGAAATTTCAAAGGGAGACAGAATTTCAAAGTTCATAGTTTTGGTGTTCATCATCTTGAATCACAGCTCAGTTTCAATTCAAAGTAAAATACCTCCAATCAGTTTGAGTAATCAACTAATCACACTACacattttaaagaaaaataaaacaatttcaaAAGTTTAACTCTAGGTAACAAGTTTAAAACCAAgacaatttctaaaaatttgggcagcattccggcaaTATATCGGACGTTCTCGGGTaggaaaaagcagcaaaaattACATATGAGGCGTGAAAGCATAAGTTCAGGCAGCAGCAAGTACAATTTCACAGCAAGGCAGCATGGAGAAAGCAACATAACAGGAACAAAAATAACACAGGACATCACCACACAACAACCAAATAACTAGCAAGCAAAAAGTAAACAGGAACCAAGCACTTATCAGGCTTAGAATCTTGTAACCACAACCTAGCTACCTAACAACATGCAATCTAACTATCCTAGCAACCAAAATTAATCGACTAACTGACTAAGAACaacaaacataattaattgaAAACAAAGGAAACAGAGCACTGGAGACAGGGGAACCTGGAATAGGGCAGAAGAGATTGGTGTTGGAAAATGGAAAGGGAGGAAGACAATGGCGCCGCCTAGTAGCGGTGGCAGCGACGAGCCTCGCGGTGGAGCAGCGGGTGGAGCAGGCAGGGGGCAGTGGTGCCGAGCGAGCGGGAAGCGGGGCGCAAGGTGGAGAGGAAGGGTCGCGACTGGGGGAAACAGACTGGAGTTGGTGGTGATGTGTGCAGGCCGCCGGCGACAATGGGGTCGCAGCGGTGGTTCGGTGGAGGCAGGGGTGTTGAGAGGGGAGTGAAGAGAGAGGAGGCGAAGGGAGAAAGGGAGGAGAAAAGAAGGTGGGTTGCGGCGGCAAGGTCGGCGCCGGACGGAGGTGGAAGCGGCGGTTGCAGAGTTCAGGAGGGTGGCAATGGAGGTtggagagagggagagggaacGTTGGGGAAGGAGGGGAGGAATGAGGGACGCGGCTGCGCTAGGGTTCGCGTCCCTGGGGTTAACAAAACGCAAAACGGCAGCGTTTTGCTGCACAGCTAAAAACCGGCCGGATTCTGGTTCGGTTCGACCGACCGGTAATCGGCCGGTTCGTCGGTTCAAAGCCGATTTCTTAATTTTACGGTTTTTCTTATTGTCCGAACCGCTTTAGTATCCGGTTCATGGTTCGACCGCTTCGACAGGCCGGTTCGAACCGGTTTTAAGAACATTGCTCCACACTGAGACATTCATTCGTCTCTGCCATCAGCCAACCCATCGATCCTGATGACAGCGTCGATTTGAGGGAGCAGGTATTGGAGCTCACCCGGAGTCTTTACCAACAGATTCAACAACTGCAGCAGTCTGAGAAGAAGTATCAGGAGATCCTCACATGCGTCTCAGACACAGGTTCTCTCACGTTAGAGTGGAGATGAGAGTTGAAGCGGCTTCAGCTGATGAAGCAACAGATGATGGTGTACCAAGATTAAATGCGAGTCAGTGGCAGCAGCGCTGCTACAAGAGCAACGACATCACTGTATAGTCCGTTGCGTTAATAGGACCAGGGGGATGACGACGACAATTATCAGGATCTTTAGTTATTAGAGTTTTGTTGTAGATTGTTTCATTGTATATTCTATTCTTTACATGCATGGTTCAACTACTATTTGTATCTCTTATTGCATACGCATTGCTATCGAAAACATTTTCTATTTCAAAAGGTCCTTCCCATAAAGGAGACTATTTGCCTTTGACTTGCTCAGGCGGAAGTATCAATTTCAACACTAAGTCATCATTGCAAATATTTTTCGTTTCACTTTTCGATTGTATGACTTATATATCATCTCTTTTTGCTTTATCATTCTGTCTAGTACCATGAGTTGAACTTGGTCTAACTCATCTAATTCATCAATCATACTCGACCAATATTGTTC
This sequence is a window from Arachis duranensis cultivar V14167 chromosome 2, aradu.V14167.gnm2.J7QH, whole genome shotgun sequence. Protein-coding genes within it:
- the LOC107473512 gene encoding uncharacterized protein LOC107473512, translating into MAPPSSGGSDEPRGGAAGGAGRGQWCRASGKRGARPPATMGSQRWFGGGRGVERGVKREEAKGEREEKRRWVAAARSAPDGGGSGGCRVQEGGNGGWREGEGTLGKEGRNEGRGCARVRVPGVNKTQNGSVLLHS